GATAATGCCACCGCGGCCCTAGTCGAGCTTGACCGGGAAGTCAACTATGCGTTGGTCCCCAGGGAAATCCCGGGCACTGGGGGTCCCTGGAACGTGGTTTTTGTGCCCCGTTGCTCAGGCGAGGAGTTCCTCAGTCGCGTGTTCCACTTCATGGAGCAACAGGGGCAGACGGTGGAGAGTgtggctggggccctggggctgggactgCGCAGGGTGTGCTGGCTCCGATCGGTCAGTCAGGCAGTCCAGCCCTGGGTGGAGGCCATGCGGTACCAGCGCCTGGGCGTGTTTTCCGGGAGGGATCAGCCCGCTCTGGGGGAGGAGTCCTTTGAGGCTTGGCTACACCACACTGCCGACATGCTACATGTGTGGCAGGGGGTCTcggaaagggagaagaggaggcgGCTGATGGAAGGCCTTCGAGGGACGGCCCTGCAGCTCGTGCACGGACTCCTGGCCGAGAACCCTGCCAGAACCGCGCAGGACTGCCTGGCGGCCCTGATCCAGGTGTTTGGAGACAATGAGTCCCAGGCCACACTCCGGGTGAAGTGTTTAACTGCTCAGCAGCACTCAGGAGAGCGGCTCTCTGCTTTCGTGTTGAGGCTGGAAGTCCTGCTGCAGAAAGCCATTGAGAAGGGGGCCCTGGCCAGAGCCTCAGCTGACCACGTGCGCCTGAGGCAGGTGCTCACCAGGGCCAACCTCACCGAGCCACTGGATGAAGCTCTGAGGAAGCTGAGAATGGTTGGGAGGTCTCCAAGTTTCCTAGAGATGCTGGGGCTTGTTCGGGAGTCTGAGGCATGGGAGGCCAGTCTAGCCAGGAGTGAGAGAGCCCAGGCGGAGGAAGGGGCTGGCGCCCAGGCCCATGCCCAGGCTGATGCCAGAGCCGACGCTAAGGCAGAGGATGATAAAGTGGAcgagaaggagcaggagcagcaggagcaggaacgggagcgggaggaggaggacacTGATGACCTTGATGCTGTCCCTGCAGGCCTAGGTCAGGCACGACCCTCAGAGGCCCCTGggggccccacccctgcccagatGGGCACTGCTTCCAGGGCGGGCCCAGGAGGTCCTGGCTATGAGCCAGAGGGCCTCACCCAGTCAGGAGACCGGGAGGCTGGGGAGCCCCTCGAGGAGGGGCTCAAGCCCATCCCAGACGAGTCAGGAAACGAGGatgggcctggggggctgggcctCCCCAAGTCCTCCTCAGGCAAATAGGCTCGGAAGGCCCAGGGGCCCCCTCTCCTCTCAGGCAGCCAAGTtctggaggcagggggaggccaTGCCAGGGCGCAACCTCACCCCGCATGAGGAGCAGGGCCAAGGGAAGGGCCCACCCGGCCCAAGCCAAGCCCCCCGGGCACTCCACCACCCCGAAGGGGACCTGAACACTACCATCAGCCCTTCCAAGTGACCAAGACGACCCTGCTTGACACCAAATGGGGCGGGGagacctgccccccaccctcccatggCAGCACCACACCCAGCCCCAGTCCAGTCAGGCACACCCAATCCCTGCCAACTCAGGCAGCCAGCCTGGGAAGCACCCCTCAGTGGCCGGCCCCAGCCTAGGTGAGGGGCACCTGAAGCCATCTGCCACCCACGCTGGACTGGAAAATGTTAGGGACCATCTCAAGGGTGCCAGCCTCTTGGGCCTCCCAAAACGGGGACCCTTGCCCACTGACCCCCGGGGCACGTTGCTCCATGTTCTGGGAAGCCCACCTGTGTCTCTGTAAGCTCCTTAGTGACCCACGTGTCAAgctacccctcctccccacaccctccccccccccccccacacacacacactagccaTCATTCCCATGCAGAGCCTTGAGGTGTGCAGGAACCTGCCGTGGGCGTCTTGGCCTCCCGGGGCACCCACCTGTCAGCACAGGCGCCATGAGCTTCAGTGTCCACCAAGGCTCTGCTCGCTCTCCTCCACTGTGGTGAGCTCAACCTCCGCTTTCTCGGTGTAGATTTAGGCCGAATGCTGCTTGCTCTTGTggagacgtgtgtgtgtgtgtgtgtgtgtgtgtgtgtgtgtgtgtgttcttatctgagcagctgcccccaccccaccccggagACCCTGAGCCCAGTTCCAGGAGATGGCGGGAAGGATGGAGGAGGGCACGGCCGGTGCTCACCCCGCGTGACCTCCGGAAGGAAGAACTGGCCCAACGACAGAAGTGGCCTGCGGCTGTCTCCACAGGAACTGTGCTCTGACGTGCCGCCTGTTGTCacttgtgactcagtttccttggcTTGGCCAAGGGTCCCCTGCTGCCTTTTCAGCATCCTGGGACTGTCCCGTGCCGGCCATAGGGCAGGACCAGGCCCCAACATGtctgccgggggggggggtgtcctggCGTGAGGGGACATGGCCAGCGTCCGTCATCCTGGCCAGAGGTTGATCGTGGCCCTCGGGAAGGGAGACTATGGCAGGAGGGCCATGGTGGTGGGGGATGCAGAGGCGCCCCGTTTGGGACCCTGAGAGGAGGGAGGCCGTGACCTATGGGCTCTACTGACCGTCAGACGTTCCCCTCTCTGTTGTCATTCCCTATCTTCAGTGGTTGCAGTAcattttctcttcaataaatttcATTGAATGTTTCAGCCATGTCTTGCCTCTGCTCTGGGCTCTGGAAGGAACAACTTTCTACTGGAGCTGCAGGAGGGGATGGGGTTGTGAGTGGCAACATTAGTGTGGTACTGGAGTATTTCAGGGGTGTATCCAAGAGAAGTTGTGTGATCGTGATCACTTGGGCGGATGGAAACTGGTGAGAGGAGCTTACTAGAAGTGTGGCTGGTTGGGGCCACTAGAAACCTCAGGCAGCCCCCAGGAATAAAGAGGTTAGACTGTATAGTGAGGAGGGGACAGCAGATATCCTGAGGATCCAGGATTTGTGGAAACGCTGTATGCCTTAGGACATCCACTGGGTCTGAAAGTTCAAGTGCAAATCCCATAGACAAGCCAGTCTCCGAATTGCCTGGGTATGTTGTTGGATAGACCTATCAGGAGCTGCATGCTGGTGTGTGTGGCGAagagatctctcatccatttacAATCAGCCTACACTTGGAAGCCAACAAGAAGCCAGGCTCCATGTAGCCTCTGAAGGATTCTTTGGACTTGGGGGTGTGTGATAGCCAAAGAATGGGCAGGCTGGGTTCCACAGACCTCACGCCGTGTGTAGTGGGAGGAAATCCTTGGGAGACAAACGCAGTCATTCCATGTTCAAGACATTCCTGCCCTATATGAAATGCTACAGCTAGAAGCGAACTGGCATTAGGGGTAGACCTTCTTGTTGGCAGTGATGGTAGTATTCTTGTGTGATATGTTAGTGTAGGATATGATTAgggcctttcttttatttttaaatgatttacaaATTTGTGTCTATTGGTCTTCATCCTGGGAATGTCCCGTTTGCCTTGCCTTTCGAAATTAATTAATGAGGTTtatcaaaattttcttctttactggGGGGGAAGTGTGGTTTTAGGCATCCCGTTCCTAGGCTTGAGGATTGCTTCACGTGTTTGATGCATGTAATGAGGCTATGCAAGAAAGAGCTGTCTTATCCCAAATTGTTGTAACATTCTTCATGAGGAAGCCAGAATTAGACTGatagggtttttattttaagttttttttatttattttttttaatttttatttatttatgatagtccaaAGAATCCTTCAGAGGCTACATGGAGCCTGGCTTCTTGTTGGCTTCCAAGTGTAGGCTGATTgtaaatggatgagagatctctTCGCCACACACACCAGCATGCAGCTCCTGATAGGTCTATCCAACAACATACCCAGGCAATTCGGAGACTGGCTTGTCTATGGGATTTGCACTTGAACTTTCAGACCCAGTGGATGTCCTAAGGCATACAGCGTTTCCACAAATCCTGGATCCTCAGGATATCTGCTGTCCCCTCCTCACTATACAGTCTAACCTCTTTATTCCTGGGGGCTGCCTGAGGTTTCTAGTGGCCCCAACCAGCCACACTTCTAGTAAGCTCCTCTCACCAGTTTCCATCCGCCCAAGTGATCACGATCACACAACTTCTCTTGGATACACCCCTGAAATACTCCAGTACCACACTAATGTTGCCACTCACAACCCCATCCCCTCCTGCAGCTCCAGTAGAAAGTTGTTCCTTCCAGAGCCCAGAGCAGAGGCAAGACATGGCTGAAACATTCAATgaaatttattgaagagaaaatgTACTGCAACCACTGAAGATAGGGAATGACAACAGAGAGGGGAACGTCTGACGGTCAGTAGAGCCCATAGGTCACGGCCTCCCTCCTCTCAGGGTCCCAAACGGGGCGCCTCTGCATCCCCCACCACCATGGCCCTCCTGCCATAGTCTCCCTTCCCGAGGGCCACGATCAACCTCTGGCCAGGATGACGGACGCTGGCCATGTCCCCTCACGccaggacacccccccccccggcagaCATGTTGGGGCCTGGTCCTGCCCTATGGCCGGCACGGGACAGTCCCAGGATGCTGAAAAGGCAGCAGGGGACCCTTGGCCAAgccaaggaaactgagtcacaagtGACAACAGGCGGCACGTCAGAGCACAGTTCCTGTGGAGACAGCCGCAGGCCACTTCTGTCGTTGGGCCAGTTCTTCCTTCCGGAGGTCACGCGGGGTGAGCACCGGCCGTGCCCTCCTCCATCCTTCCCGCCATCTCCTGGAACTGGGCTCAGGGTctccggggtggggtgggggcagctgctcagataagaacacacacacacacacacacacacacacacacacacacacgtctccACAAGAGCAAGCAGCATTCGGCCTAAATCTACACCGAGAAAGCGGAGGTTGAGCTCACCACAGTGGAGGAGAGCGAGCAGAGCCTTGGTGGACACTGAAGCTCATGGCGCCTGTGCTGACAGGTGGGTGCCCCGGGAGGCCAAGACGCCCACGGCAGGTTCCTGCACACCTCAAGGCTCTGCATGGGAATGAtggctagtgtgtgtgtgtgggggggggggggagggtgtggggaggaggggtagcTTGACACGTGGGTCACTAAGGAGCTTACAGAGACACAGGTGGGCTTCCCAGAACATGGAGCAACGTGCCCCGGGGGTCAGTGGGCAAGGGTCCCCGTTTTGGGAGGCCCAAGAGGCTGGCACCCTTGAGATGGTCCCTAACATTTTCCAGTCCAGCGTGGGTGGCAGATGGCTTCAGGTGCCCCTCACCTAGGCTGGGGCCGGCCACTGAGGGGTGCTTCCCAGGCTGGCTGCCTGAGTTGGCAGGGATTGGGTGTGCCTGACTGGACTGGGGCTGGGTGTGGTGCTGccatgggagggtggggggcaggtctCCCCGCCCCATTTGGTGTCAAGCAGGGTCGTCTTGGTCACTTGGAAGGGCTGATGGTAGTGTTCAGGTCCCCTTCGGGGTGGTGGAGTGCCCGGGGGGCTTGGCTTGGGCCGGGTGGGCCCTTCCCTTGGCCCTGCTCCTCATGCGGGGTGAGGTTGCGCCCTGGCAtggcctccccctgcctccagaACTTGGCTGCCTGAGAGGAGAGGGGGCCCCTGGGCCTTCCGAGCCTATTTGCCTGAGGAGGACTTGGGGaggcccagccccccaggcccatCCTCGTTTCCTGACTCGTCTGGGATGGGCTTGAGCCCCTCCTCGAGGGGCTCCCCAGCCTCCCGGTCTCCTGACTGGGTGAGGCCCTCTGGCTCATAGCCAGGACCTCCTGGGCCCGCCCTGGAAGCAGTGCCCatctgggcaggggtggggccccCAGGGGCCTCTGAGGGTCGTGCCTGACCTAGGCCTGCAGGGACAGCATCAAGGTCATCAgtgtcctcctcctcccgctcccgttcctgctcctgctgctcctgctccttctcgTCCACTTTATCATCCTCTGCCTTAGCGTCGGCTCTGGCATCAGCCTGGGCATGGGCCTGGGCGCCAGCCCCTTCCTCCGCCTGGGCTCTCTCACTCCTGGCTAGACTGGCCTCCCATGCCTCAGACTCCCGAACAAGCCCCAGCATCTCTAGGAAACTTGGAGACCTCCCAACCATTCTCAGCTTCCTCAGAGCTTCATCCAGTGGCTCGGTGAGGTTGGCCCTGGTGAGCACCTGCCTCAGGCGCACGTGGTCAGCTGAGGCTCTGGCCAGGGCCCCCTTCTCAATGGCTTTCTGCAGCAGGACTTCCAGCCTCAACACGAAAGCAGAGAGCCGCTCTCCTGAGTGCTGCTGAGCAGTTAAACACTTCACCCGGAGTGTGGCCTGGGACTCATTGTCTCCAAACACCTGGATCAGGGCCGCCAGGCAGTCCTGCGCGGTTCTGGCAGGGTTCTCGGCCAGGAGTCCGTGCACGAGCTGCAGGGCCGTCCCTCGAAGGCCTTCCATCAGCcgcctcctcttctccctttccgAGACCCCCTGCCACACATGTAGCATGTCGGCAGTGTGGTGTAGCCAAGCCTCAAAGGACTCCTCCCCCAGAGCGGGCTGATCCCTCCCGGAAAACACGCCCAGGCGCTGGTACCGCATGGCCTCCACCCAGGGCTGGACTGCCTGACTGACCGATCGGAGCCAGCACACCCTGCGcagtcccagccccagggccccagccacACTCTCCACCGTCTGCCCCTGTTGCTCCATGAAGTGGAACACGCGACTGAGGAACTCCTCGCCTGAGCAACGGGGCACAAAAACCACGTTCCAGGGACCCCCAGTGCCCGGGATTTCCCTGGGGACCAACGCATAGTTGACTTCCCGGTCAAGCTCGACTAGGGCCGCGGTGGCATTATCCTCCTCCCGGAACACTTTGCCGAGCACAGTAAAGTGGCCCATGGGCCACAGGGCGGCCTCCAGGGACTCTTGGAGTTCGGCTTCATCGCAGTCCTCTGGGATGCCCAGAATGAGCAGACCCCTTCGAGCGCTGACGCCCATCCACCTGCACCAGTCCTGCAGCATCGTCACCGCCATCCCGCGCAATTTCCGCCTGCGCGGGGCTAAAACCAGGGGCAGGAAACGGTTCCGTAGCAGACCAGGATGGTACTGGGCGGGTGGGGGAGAATGAATTGGGGCGGGAGCCTAGGACTCAGAGAGAACTGCCCAGGTCTCCACAGCCTGTGAATACGAACGGGGCGAGAGCGAGGTTAATGCCGACACCCCCCCTCACACCCCCAGGTGACCCTCCTCCCCCGGGCGGCGCCTCTGCAGCCCAggctccagccccgccccgccttCCACCGGCCCGCAGGGGCCacggccccctccccagcccgtCCCCCTGCCCCCGCGGGCTGCCGCAGTCCCGCtggggcgggcggagggcggcggggtTTCCCGGGGGCCAAGCCCGCACCCTCCCCGGGTCTGGTACCTTCCTCGGGTGGGGGTCCTTCCTGGTGGAGGTCCCCGCGGGAGGCGCGCAGGGGCTGCGCGGAGCGGCGGCCGGGTCGTGCGCGCCTCTTGCCCGGGGcgctctctcactccctctcttccttcctctgcccgtCCCTCTCTCTGCGCGGCACGTGGGCCGGCGCGCCGGCGCCTGCTCGCCACCACTCTCTGCAGTGCGGACTCGGGGTGGGGGCGCAGTGGCGGCAGAGCGCGGACCCTCCGCGTCGCCCCGGAGATCGCCCGGCCATTGGCGCGCGGGGGTCACGCGGCCGGCCTGTGGCCACCGCCGCGGGCACCCCGGGACCGCGCGTGACGTCACCTGCGGTGacgcccccgcccccgagggGCCGCTGGCACAGGTGGGGACCCTGGGGGTCCGCGACTCGGAGTCCCCGTCCTAGACCCAAAGCCCGTCCACCGCCGCCGGTCCCTCTCGCCCCTCGCAGGACGTGACCTCAGGGCATCAGCCTGGCGAGGGTTCCGCATCCCCGGGTGCCCACGGGAGAGCGGCTGGACAG
The Vulpes vulpes isolate BD-2025 chromosome X, VulVul3, whole genome shotgun sequence genome window above contains:
- the LOC112912367 gene encoding paraneoplastic antigen-like protein 6B translates to MAVTMLQDWCRWMGVSARRGLLILGIPEDCDEAELQESLEAALWPMGHFTVLGKVFREEDNATAALVELDREVNYALVPREIPGTGGPWNVVFVPRCSGEEFLSRVFHFMEQQGQTVESVAGALGLGLRRVCWLRSVSQAVQPWVEAMRYQRLGVFSGRDQPALGEESFEAWLHHTADMLHVWQGVSEREKRRRLMEGLRGTALQLVHGLLAENPARTAQDCLAALIQVFGDNESQATLRVKCLTAQQHSGERLSAFVLRLEVLLQKAIEKGALARASADHVRLRQVLTRANLTEPLDEALRKLRMVGRSPSFLEMLGLVRESEAWEASLARSERAQAEEGAGAQAHAQADARADAKAEDDKVDEKEQEQQEQEREREEEDTDDLDAVPAGLGQARPSEAPGGPTPAQMGTASRAGPGGPGYEPEGLTQSGDREAGEPLEEGLKPIPDESGNEDGPGGLGLPKSSSGK
- the PNMA6A gene encoding paraneoplastic antigen-like protein 6A yields the protein MAVTMLQDWCRWMGVSARRGLLILGIPEDCDEAELQESLEAALWPMGHFTVLGKVFREEDNATAALVELDREVNYALVPREIPGTGGPWNVVFVPRCSGEEFLSRVFHFMEQQGQTVESVAGALGLGLRRVCWLRSVSQAVQPWVEAMRYQRLGVFSGRDQPALGEESFEAWLHHTADMLHVWQGVSEREKRRRLMEGLRGTALQLVHGLLAENPARTAQDCLAALIQVFGDNESQATLRVKCLTAQQHSGERLSAFVLRLEVLLQKAIEKGALARASADHVRLRQVLTRANLTEPLDEALRKLRMVGRSPSFLEMLGLVRESEAWEASLARSERAQAEEGAGAQAHAQADARADAKAEDDKVDEKEQEQQEQEREREEEDTDDLDAVPAGLGQARPSEAPGGPTPAQMGTASRAGPGGPGYEPEGLTQSGDREAGEPLEEGLKPIPDESGNEDGPGGLGLPKSSSGK